CTATACCTTTCTGAAGGCTTCTTTTGGAGAAAAGCTTTCGTCTGTGGGCCGGACGGATTTTATCAAACGGAGCGTGGAACTGTTTATCAGCGGTATTCCGCCTCTGTCACAACATTAATACTGCAAAAAGGAGAATTATCTATGCAAATATCTGGAGCTGAACTGTTTGTAAACGCTTTAAAAGCAGAACAGGTTGACACTCTGTTCGCCTATCCCGGCGGCCAGGCCATCGATCTGTTCGATGCCCTGTACCAGGAACCGGATATCGATGTCATCCTCCCGCGCCATGAGCAGGGACTGATTCACGCCGCGGACGGCTATGCCCGCTCAACCGGAAAGACGGGGGTATGCCTGGTGACGAGCGGCCCCGGAGCGACCAATCTCGTGACCGGGATCGCCACGGCAAATTATGACAGTGTCCCGCTTGTCTGTTTTACCGGCCAGGTACCGACCAGTCTGATCGGAAATGACGCTTTTCAGGAGGTCGATATCGTCGGTATCACCAGGAGTATCTGCAAGTATGCCGTGACGGTCAGAGACCGGGAAGACCTGAACAGCACCATCAAGAAAGCCTTCTATATCGCCAGAAGCGGAAAGCCGGGAGTCGTCGTCGTCGACATTCCCAAAGATATCCAGCGGGCGGACGGCAGCGGCCTGTACCCCGACACGATCGATATCCGCGGATACAAGCCCAGTACGTCCGTACATATCGGACAGCTGAAGAAGGCGCTTGGGCTGCTAAAACACGCAAAACGTCCGGTCTTTTTAGTGGGCGGCGGTGTCAATATCACACATGCCGGTAAGGAAATGACGAAGCTGGCAGAGCTGACGGGCTGCCCTGTTGTCACAACGATCATGGGAAAAGGCGCCGTTCCGACCTCCCATCCCCTCTATATCGGAAACATCGGAATTCACGGCAGCTTTGCCGCCAACTCAGCAATCAGCCACTGCGACCTGCTGTTCTCGATCGGTACCAGATTCAACGACCGCATCACCGGAAAGATCGAAGAATTTGCAAAAGGTGCCTCCATCGTCCACATCGACATCGATTCAGCTTCGATCTCCAGAAATATTGCCGTCGATGTACCTATCGTGGCGGATGCGAAACAGGCGATTCTGGCGCTGACCGAGAGGGCGGTCCCGCTGAAAATCGATGCGTGGCGCGATGAGATCAAAGCCTGGGATCAGCAGTTTCCGTTAAGTTCAGAGGCAGACGGGCTCACGCCGGCAGCGATCATCGGCGCGATCAACGAGACGTTTGATCACTCCGTCATCGCGACCGACGTCGGGCAAAATCAGCTGTGGGCGACACAGTACCTCTCGCTCGACGAGCACAGGCAGCTGATGACCTCCGGAGGACTCGGCACAATGGGATATGGATTCCCGGCGGCACTCGGTGCGAAACTCGGCAATCCAGACAAGGACGTGATCGTCATATCCGGCGACGGAGGCATGCAGATGAATATCCAGGAGATGGCAACAGCCGTGGTCTACGAACTTCCCGTCATCATCTGTATCCTGAATAACGGTTACCTGGGCAATGTAAGGCAGTGGCAGGAAATGTTCTTTGACAGGCGTTATTCTTCCACCTGCATGCGCCGCAGAAGGAGTTGTGTTGCGGCATGCACAGATCCCCGCCGGGAATGTCCCGAGTACACGCCCGATTTTGTGAAACTGGCGGAAAGCTACGGCGCGAAGGGAATCCGTGTGACAAAAGCGGAGGATATCGCCTCTGCTCTGATGGAAGCAAAAAACACCCGTACTGTACCTACTGTCATTGAATTTATCATTGAGCGGGAGGCGAATGTTCTGCCGATGGTACCGCCGGGAAATCCGCTCAGCGATATGATACTGGAAAAGGAGGAGCAGGGAGAATGAAAAAGAGATGGATCTGTCTGTTTGTAGAAAATGATGTCGGGGTACTCGCCCGGATCTCCGGACTGTTTTCGGGAAAATCATATAACCTGAACAGCCTGACGGTCGGAGCGACTGAGGACGAAACCGTATCCCGGATGACGATCAGCCTGACCAGCGACGACAGGACGTTCGAGCAGGTAAAAAAGCAGCTCAACCGGGCCGTCGAGGTTATCAAGGTGGTGGATTATACGGATGTTGCCATACATCTGAAAGAGCTTATGTTTATAAGGGTTAACTGCTGCACTGCTAAAGATATGGCTGAGATCTTCAGGCTTTCTCAGGTATTTGGTGTGAAAGTGATCGATTATACTCCCACAACCGCTCTGCTTCAGAGTATTCAGACTGAGAAACAAAACAATGATCTGGCTGCCATGTTCGGCAAATATTTTTTAAACAGGATTGAGATCATACGCGGAGGAAGTGTCGCCGTGGAAGCACTCAACGGGTTTGAAAGATAGTATGGGGGAGCATCCTGATATCAGGATGTTCCCCCAACCAGTCTGCGCACAAATTCCGTTGCCGGCTGCTGTTGTATGTGTTCCGGAGTATCATACTGCTGGATGATTCCCCTGTCCATCACAAGCACCTTCGTTCCCAGCTTTAACGCCTCCGCAATATCATGTGTTACGAACAGGATGGTGATTTTTGTCTTTTCATGTATCTTTTTTAACTCATCCTGCAGCTGTTTCCTTGTGATCTCATCCACTGCGCCGAATGGTTCGTCCATCAGCAGGATATCCGGTGACGCCGCCAGTGCCCTTGCGATTCCCACCCTCTGCTGCTGCCCTCCGGATAACTCAAAAGGGTATCTGGGGAGAAGCTCCTCTTCCAGGCCTACAATCTCCATCCACTTTCTGACTGCCTGTCTGGTTTTCCTCTTCTCTCGCTTATTCAGAAGATTCGGGACATAAGCGATATTCTGTTCCACTGTCAGATGCGGAAACAGGACACTTCCCTGAATGGCGTATCCGATATTCCTGCGAAGCCGTATCATGTCTGCATCTTTTATATTTTCACCGTGAACCAGCACATCACCGCTGCTCTGTGTGATCAGCCCGTTAATCATTTTCAGCAGCGTTGTTTTTCCACACCCCGAAGATCCGATGAAGGTCACAAACTCCCCCTCTGCAATACTGAGATTCAGGGAGTCAATCACCTTCTGATCCCCATATATTTTAGAAATGTTTTGAAATTCGACTGCCGCCTTCATTTTCCCGCCCCTTTCAGAAGTCCCTGTCCCTCCAGGAATTCCACGGCGACGTCCCGCGGCTCTTTTCCTTCGGATTCTACTTCATAGTTCATCTGTGAGACCTGTGCATCATCCAACACACCGGTCAGCTCTTCAAAGACCACTTCCAGTTCCGGGTAATCTTCCAGCACGTCACCGCGAACAACGTTACCGCACATATACGACGGGTAGAACCCCCGGTCATCCGTGAGAACGGTGACATCCGATGCGCTCAGCTGTCCGTCTGTCGTAAAGATCACCATCACGTCAATCTTTCCTTCCTGCATCGCCTTATATTTCAGCCCGATATCCAGATCCATCGTGCTTTTAAACTTCAGGCGGTAGGCATCACACAGGGCATCGTACCCGTCTTCCCGTTCGAAAAAGTCATATTCTGCACCGAACACCAGCCGGTCAGCCACCGCTTTTAAATCAGAATATGTTTTCAGGCCGTACTGATCGGCGATCTCCCTTCGCACTGCCAGTCCGTAAGTATTGTTAAATCCATACATGCCCTTCCAATTCATATGATACTTTTCTTTATAGGCATCCTCCAGCTCTCCAAACATCTCTTCCGTATACCCTCCTTCTTCTTTGAGGACCATATTCCAGGCAGTACCCGTATATTCAGGATACATATCAAACTCTCCGCTTTCCATGGCGGGTTGAATATTTGACGTGCCTCCTCCGACTCCCTGCGTCAGCTCCACTTTCAGATCTGTGTCCTGTTCTATCAGAAGATCCAGCATTTCCCCCAGAATATATTGTTCTGTCATTGGCTTAGTAGCAATCCGTATGACTTCTTCCTTATGTGTGTTCCACAGTATCCCTCCGAGTACAGCTGCACAGAAAATCCCTGTCACAAACTTCGCCGCCAGACTTTTTCTGCTGACCCTGCTGCTCTTTCGCTCCATGCATTTCTCCAATATTCCAAGCAGGAAATCCATGAGCAGTGCCAGAAGCGCAATAAACATGCTCCCCGCTATCGTCATCGCCGCGTTGTTTGTCGTTATGCCGCGGTAGATAGCGACACCGAGACCGCCCGCCCCGATAAAAGAGGCGATACCAGCCAGTGCAATCGTCATGGTCACCATGCTGCGGATGCCTGACATGATCACTGGCATCGCCAGCGGTATCTTAATCCTGTACAGAATCTGAAAATCCGTGCTTCCCATGCCTTTTGCCGCTTCCAGTATTCCCTTGTCCACATTCCGGATCCCCGTGTGCACTGCGCGAACCATGGGAAGCAGCGCATAGACCGTCAACGCGATGACAGCAGTCGTATTGCCCACCCCGGAAAATGGAATCAGAAATCCCAGCATGGAAATCGACGGTATGGTATATAGAAAGTTGATCGCTGCCAGCGTGGGTTTTGCGGCCCTGTCATATTCACTGATCAGGACTCCGGCCAGACCGCCCGC
The Ruminococcus gauvreauii genome window above contains:
- a CDS encoding ABC transporter ATP-binding protein, giving the protein MKAAVEFQNISKIYGDQKVIDSLNLSIAEGEFVTFIGSSGCGKTTLLKMINGLITQSSGDVLVHGENIKDADMIRLRRNIGYAIQGSVLFPHLTVEQNIAYVPNLLNKREKRKTRQAVRKWMEIVGLEEELLPRYPFELSGGQQQRVGIARALAASPDILLMDEPFGAVDEITRKQLQDELKKIHEKTKITILFVTHDIAEALKLGTKVLVMDRGIIQQYDTPEHIQQQPATEFVRRLVGGTS
- a CDS encoding ABC transporter permease/substrate-binding protein, which translates into the protein MLNDICTLVLERKGFFLQLLWEHLEISFISIVIAVLAGGLAGVLISEYDRAAKPTLAAINFLYTIPSISMLGFLIPFSGVGNTTAVIALTVYALLPMVRAVHTGIRNVDKGILEAAKGMGSTDFQILYRIKIPLAMPVIMSGIRSMVTMTIALAGIASFIGAGGLGVAIYRGITTNNAAMTIAGSMFIALLALLMDFLLGILEKCMERKSSRVSRKSLAAKFVTGIFCAAVLGGILWNTHKEEVIRIATKPMTEQYILGEMLDLLIEQDTDLKVELTQGVGGGTSNIQPAMESGEFDMYPEYTGTAWNMVLKEEGGYTEEMFGELEDAYKEKYHMNWKGMYGFNNTYGLAVRREIADQYGLKTYSDLKAVADRLVFGAEYDFFEREDGYDALCDAYRLKFKSTMDLDIGLKYKAMQEGKIDVMVIFTTDGQLSASDVTVLTDDRGFYPSYMCGNVVRGDVLEDYPELEVVFEELTGVLDDAQVSQMNYEVESEGKEPRDVAVEFLEGQGLLKGAGK
- the ilvB gene encoding biosynthetic-type acetolactate synthase large subunit, with product MQISGAELFVNALKAEQVDTLFAYPGGQAIDLFDALYQEPDIDVILPRHEQGLIHAADGYARSTGKTGVCLVTSGPGATNLVTGIATANYDSVPLVCFTGQVPTSLIGNDAFQEVDIVGITRSICKYAVTVRDREDLNSTIKKAFYIARSGKPGVVVVDIPKDIQRADGSGLYPDTIDIRGYKPSTSVHIGQLKKALGLLKHAKRPVFLVGGGVNITHAGKEMTKLAELTGCPVVTTIMGKGAVPTSHPLYIGNIGIHGSFAANSAISHCDLLFSIGTRFNDRITGKIEEFAKGASIVHIDIDSASISRNIAVDVPIVADAKQAILALTERAVPLKIDAWRDEIKAWDQQFPLSSEADGLTPAAIIGAINETFDHSVIATDVGQNQLWATQYLSLDEHRQLMTSGGLGTMGYGFPAALGAKLGNPDKDVIVISGDGGMQMNIQEMATAVVYELPVIICILNNGYLGNVRQWQEMFFDRRYSSTCMRRRRSCVAACTDPRRECPEYTPDFVKLAESYGAKGIRVTKAEDIASALMEAKNTRTVPTVIEFIIEREANVLPMVPPGNPLSDMILEKEEQGE
- the ilvN gene encoding acetolactate synthase small subunit, which translates into the protein MKKRWICLFVENDVGVLARISGLFSGKSYNLNSLTVGATEDETVSRMTISLTSDDRTFEQVKKQLNRAVEVIKVVDYTDVAIHLKELMFIRVNCCTAKDMAEIFRLSQVFGVKVIDYTPTTALLQSIQTEKQNNDLAAMFGKYFLNRIEIIRGGSVAVEALNGFER